One region of Acidobacteriota bacterium genomic DNA includes:
- the ruvC gene encoding crossover junction endodeoxyribonuclease RuvC, whose translation MNPHPGKLSIVSQASVSDVITGRALRVIGIDPGSNTTGYGVIDSDGRRYELVEYAGIRAPSRFTFAERLLIIAQKLEEVFERLRPHACAVEDTFYAVNVKSAIKLGHVRGAILLTAARAGVEIYEYTPLAIKSALVGYGRAEKQQVQEMVRLLLKLKELPEPLDASDALGIAICHINNAMTKRKIK comes from the coding sequence TTGAATCCGCATCCCGGCAAATTATCCATTGTCTCGCAAGCATCTGTCAGTGATGTGATAACCGGTCGCGCCTTGCGGGTGATTGGCATCGATCCGGGCAGCAACACCACCGGTTATGGGGTTATCGATAGCGATGGGCGTCGGTATGAGTTGGTTGAATACGCGGGAATTCGGGCACCCTCAAGATTTACCTTTGCTGAACGATTGTTAATCATCGCGCAAAAGCTGGAAGAGGTTTTTGAACGCCTCAGACCGCACGCCTGTGCCGTCGAAGATACGTTTTATGCAGTAAACGTTAAGAGTGCGATTAAACTCGGTCACGTGCGCGGCGCGATTTTGCTGACCGCCGCGCGTGCCGGAGTTGAGATTTATGAATATACCCCGTTAGCGATTAAATCTGCTTTGGTTGGATATGGTCGGGCTGAAAAACAACAGGTTCAGGAGATGGTTCGCTTGTTGTTGAAATTAAAAGAACTGCCGGAACCGCTGGATGCTTCCGATGCATTAGGGATTGCCATCTGCCATATCAACAACGCCATGACCAAAAGAAAAATCAAATAA
- a CDS encoding YebC/PmpR family DNA-binding transcriptional regulator, with product MSGHSKWHSIKHKKGAIDAKRGKAFSKLIKELTVAARIGGGDPGANPRLRKAMDDAKAMNMAKDTMTNAVKRGTGEIAGAAIEDITYEGYGPGGVAIIVETQTDNRVRTVAEIRHLFSKNGGNMGESGSVSWMFQKKGSVILDGSTVDEEKIMEIALEAGAEDVSGDGESWEVVTSPEDFDAVHEAIKAANLEPISAEIGMRPTNSVQVTGATAQQVLRLMDALEDHDDVSNVFANFDIPAEELEAAG from the coding sequence ATGTCTGGACATAGTAAATGGCATTCGATTAAGCATAAAAAGGGAGCGATTGACGCCAAACGCGGAAAAGCGTTTTCCAAATTGATTAAAGAATTAACTGTAGCGGCACGCATTGGCGGCGGCGACCCCGGCGCCAATCCGCGTTTAAGAAAAGCTATGGATGATGCAAAAGCCATGAACATGGCGAAAGATACCATGACCAATGCGGTCAAACGCGGCACCGGGGAAATCGCCGGAGCTGCAATTGAAGACATCACCTATGAGGGATATGGCCCGGGCGGTGTTGCTATCATTGTCGAAACCCAAACCGATAACCGGGTGCGAACAGTTGCCGAAATTCGCCACCTCTTTTCTAAAAATGGCGGCAACATGGGTGAAAGCGGCTCGGTTTCATGGATGTTTCAAAAGAAAGGCAGCGTCATCCTGGATGGCTCTACGGTTGATGAAGAAAAGATTATGGAGATTGCCCTTGAAGCTGGAGCCGAAGACGTCAGCGGCGATGGCGAAAGTTGGGAAGTGGTTACTTCTCCTGAAGATTTCGATGCGGTACACGAAGCGATTAAAGCGGCAAACCTTGAACCGATTTCGGCAGAGATTGGCATGCGTCCGACAAATTCCGTGCAAGTCACCGGGGCGACCGCTCAACAGGTTCTCCGGTTGATGGACGCGCTCGAAGACCACGATGATGTTTCCAATGTGTTTGCCAACTTTGATATTCCCGCCGAAGAATTGGAGGCTGCCGGTTGA